A stretch of Aphanothece sacrum FPU1 DNA encodes these proteins:
- a CDS encoding non-ribosomal peptide synthetase, whose product MNNFPSLTQSEQHQLLEDWTNTQTDYPRNSTIHELFQLQAAQTPDAVAIAYKTQEITYHELDIKSNRLANYLQKNGVTTETLVALYLDRSPDLIITILAILKAGGAYLPLDTSAPKNRIKTILEDSQTPILITKKSELNKLQEMAQDIEIICVDDNLNLTNILNDIERDNKTTTNNLAYVMYTSGSTGKPKGVCILHRGVIRLVKNTNYAHFGSDEVVLQLASIAFDASTFEIWAPLLNGGKLVLMPAKTPSLQEIGEVIKQYNVTTLWLTAGLFNLIVEEQIENLKPLRQLLAGGDVLSITNVKKVLEQLPNCQLINGYGPTENTTFTCCHKITIDDTTKKSIPIGFPIANTQVYILDNDLQLVPIGITGELYIGGDGLARGYLNQPDLTRERFIKNPFSNDPNSRLYKTGDRVRWNKEGNIEFLGRIDFQVKIRGYRVELGEIETVLTKNPQIQSTVILTTEDNPNNKQIIAYIIPKTEITVTELRTYLQDKLPDYMIPSEFIFLKEFTLNINGKIDRQQLLNLRLELNKNNKKIISPRTPIETDLVTIWTEILGKSVSINDEFTQLGGNSLQAIQIISRIRDILGIDLPVQELLKGSTITELATIIETSTIQENSLNWSTLELKAIAGNGDFPLSLYQERMWLITQQSGKNPVYNLPIVFRLQGSLNIPILEKAINQLIQRHESLRTFFPLVDGFPIQRILPTFSLNLTVELTSETSSEKQIEQQIQTEINRPFQLNKKPPIRSLLLQLNSDKFIFIIVIHHLIADGWSLSLILQELSNLYNDLINNHTNFLPPVVVQYKDFSINHQQWLQNPQVYRPLVDYWSQKLKDAPPFISFPTDHPRPPLQTFEGGIQSFNIDAELTQKIYNLSKQNKSTLYMILLGVFLIFLHRYSHQEDLVIGVPVANRNLTEIESTIGCFSNVIPLRINLSKNCSFLALLDTIKQVSLEAYTYQEFPVEQMLKELAKARDFSYTPWFQVVFNFLNIPINNLDFSDVQSRPVLQEKPSALFDLMVLSWETPMGIEGFFEYNTNLFEASTIQEFIKHFKFLLQEIVNYPTQNIDHVCLSIKKEQNSFVTFNGKINYDTLTFPSNSISSKTSEIHIKPQTELELRLVNIWEQVLNSNSISLQDNFFDLGGHSLLAMRILAKIEQEFNINLPLSNFLQTPTVESLVKQIKNQENMIQESSVVTIKNQGNNFPLFFINSIRQAQKIGDYLDKNQPFYILNILGITGFLKPQVNSLKLKDIAAKFIEDMQTIQPHGPYFLITYCADSFLTFEMAQQLQANGEKIAFLGFIDAIWGQQDIGIYFHWYNLRQFGINYLVEMFKNKLFWTKEKWIIRLRYWQGQLFSNNNKPLPRYIEDVRLLNAFELARNQYSPQSYSGKVTLFISQEYRLLHSSQLESLVTEGVEIQEIPGYHHTLFKDPYVQILVQKIQTYLNRI is encoded by the coding sequence ATGAATAATTTTCCTTCATTAACTCAATCTGAACAACATCAATTATTAGAAGACTGGACAAATACACAAACTGATTATCCCAGAAATTCTACCATTCATGAATTGTTTCAACTTCAAGCTGCACAAACTCCTGATGCAGTTGCGATCGCTTATAAAACTCAAGAAATTACCTATCATGAACTTGACATAAAGTCAAACAGATTAGCTAATTATTTACAAAAAAATGGAGTAACAACAGAAACGTTAGTCGCCTTATATTTAGATCGTTCTCCTGATTTAATTATCACCATTTTAGCTATTTTAAAAGCTGGTGGAGCTTATTTACCTTTAGATACTTCTGCCCCAAAAAATAGAATAAAAACGATCTTAGAAGATTCACAAACACCGATTTTAATTACCAAAAAGTCTGAGTTGAATAAACTTCAAGAAATGGCTCAGGATATTGAGATTATCTGTGTTGATGATAACTTAAATTTAACAAATATTCTTAATGATATAGAACGAGATAATAAAACTACTACCAATAATTTAGCCTATGTAATGTATACATCAGGTTCAACAGGTAAACCCAAGGGAGTTTGCATCTTACATCGTGGAGTTATTCGACTTGTAAAAAATACAAATTATGCTCACTTTGGTTCTGATGAAGTAGTATTACAACTAGCCTCTATTGCCTTTGATGCATCAACATTTGAAATCTGGGCCCCCTTACTTAATGGGGGTAAACTTGTGTTAATGCCAGCTAAAACACCATCTTTACAAGAAATTGGAGAAGTAATTAAACAATATAATGTCACTACTTTATGGTTAACAGCAGGACTCTTTAACTTAATAGTAGAAGAACAGATAGAAAATCTTAAACCCTTGCGACAACTTTTAGCAGGAGGAGACGTTTTATCCATTACTAATGTCAAAAAAGTATTAGAACAATTACCAAATTGTCAATTAATTAATGGTTACGGCCCAACAGAAAATACAACTTTTACCTGTTGTCATAAAATTACTATTGATGACACCACAAAAAAATCTATTCCTATCGGTTTTCCTATTGCTAATACCCAAGTATATATACTTGATAATGATTTACAATTAGTTCCTATTGGTATTACAGGAGAACTGTATATTGGAGGTGATGGTTTAGCCAGAGGTTATCTTAATCAACCTGATTTAACCAGAGAAAGATTTATTAAAAATCCCTTTAGTAATGATCCTAACTCACGTCTTTATAAAACAGGCGATCGCGTTCGTTGGAATAAAGAGGGAAATATTGAATTTTTAGGACGTATTGACTTTCAAGTCAAAATAAGAGGTTATCGCGTTGAATTAGGAGAAATTGAAACAGTATTAACTAAAAATCCTCAAATACAATCAACAGTTATTTTAACAACGGAAGATAACCCAAACAATAAACAAATAATAGCTTATATTATCCCTAAAACAGAAATTACTGTAACAGAATTACGGACTTATCTGCAGGATAAACTACCAGATTACATGATACCATCAGAGTTTATTTTTCTTAAAGAATTTACTCTTAATATTAATGGAAAAATAGATCGTCAACAACTTCTTAATTTACGATTAGAACTTAACAAAAACAACAAAAAGATCATCTCTCCTCGAACTCCCATAGAAACAGATTTAGTTACTATTTGGACAGAAATATTAGGAAAATCTGTCAGTATTAATGATGAATTTACTCAACTAGGAGGAAATTCTTTACAAGCGATACAAATTATCTCCCGTATCCGAGATATTTTAGGAATAGATTTACCTGTTCAAGAACTTTTAAAAGGGTCTACAATTACAGAATTAGCAACAATTATAGAAACATCAACAATACAAGAAAATTCTTTAAATTGGTCAACATTAGAGTTAAAAGCAATTGCTGGTAATGGAGACTTTCCCTTATCTTTATATCAAGAAAGAATGTGGTTAATTACTCAACAATCAGGAAAAAATCCCGTTTATAATTTACCCATTGTCTTTAGATTACAAGGATCACTCAATATTCCTATTCTTGAAAAAGCAATTAATCAACTTATCCAACGTCATGAGTCTTTACGCACGTTTTTTCCACTTGTAGATGGGTTTCCCATTCAACGTATTTTACCTACATTTTCCCTTAATCTTACCGTTGAATTAACATCTGAAACCTCATCAGAAAAGCAAATAGAACAACAAATACAAACAGAAATCAATCGCCCTTTTCAACTAAATAAAAAACCGCCTATTCGTAGTTTATTACTACAATTAAATTCAGATAAATTTATTTTTATAATCGTCATTCACCATTTGATTGCAGATGGTTGGTCATTGAGTCTTATTTTACAGGAATTATCAAATTTATATAACGATTTAATTAATAATCATACTAATTTTTTACCTCCTGTTGTGGTTCAGTATAAAGACTTTAGCATTAACCATCAACAATGGTTACAAAATCCTCAAGTTTATCGTCCTTTAGTTGATTATTGGAGTCAAAAATTAAAAGATGCACCTCCCTTTATTTCCTTTCCCACAGATCATCCTCGTCCCCCATTACAAACCTTTGAAGGAGGAATTCAATCATTTAATATTGATGCAGAATTAACTCAAAAAATATACAACTTAAGTAAACAAAATAAATCAACTTTATACATGATTCTTTTAGGTGTATTTCTGATTTTTCTGCATCGCTATAGTCATCAAGAAGATTTAGTTATTGGGGTTCCAGTTGCTAACCGTAACCTAACGGAAATTGAATCAACTATTGGTTGTTTCTCCAATGTAATTCCTCTCCGTATTAATTTATCAAAAAATTGCTCTTTTTTAGCATTATTAGACACTATTAAGCAAGTTTCTCTCGAAGCTTATACTTATCAAGAATTTCCTGTTGAACAGATGTTAAAAGAGTTAGCAAAAGCACGAGATTTTAGCTATACTCCTTGGTTTCAAGTTGTCTTTAACTTTCTGAATATTCCTATCAATAATTTAGATTTTTCTGATGTCCAAAGTCGTCCAGTACTTCAGGAAAAACCTTCCGCATTATTTGACTTAATGGTACTATCTTGGGAAACACCGATGGGAATAGAAGGATTTTTTGAATATAATACTAACTTATTTGAAGCTTCTACTATTCAGGAATTTATTAAACATTTTAAATTTTTATTACAAGAAATTGTTAATTATCCAACACAAAACATTGATCATGTATGTTTATCAATAAAAAAAGAGCAAAATTCTTTTGTAACTTTTAATGGTAAAATAAATTATGATACTTTGACATTTCCCTCTAATTCAATATCCTCAAAAACGTCTGAAATACATATTAAACCTCAAACTGAATTAGAATTACGCTTAGTTAATATCTGGGAACAAGTCCTAAACAGTAATTCAATTAGTCTACAAGATAACTTTTTTGATTTAGGAGGACATTCCCTTTTAGCTATGCGTATATTAGCAAAAATTGAGCAAGAATTTAATATTAATCTTCCTCTGTCAAACTTCTTACAAACACCAACAGTTGAAAGTCTTGTAAAACAAATTAAAAATCAGGAAAATATGATCCAAGAATCTTCTGTTGTTACTATTAAAAATCAAGGGAATAATTTCCCATTATTTTTCATAAATTCAATTCGTCAAGCCCAAAAAATCGGGGATTATTTAGACAAAAATCAACCTTTTTATATTCTTAATATTTTGGGAATTACAGGATTTTTAAAACCTCAAGTTAATTCTTTAAAATTAAAAGATATTGCTGCTAAATTCATTGAAGATATGCAAACTATTCAACCCCATGGCCCTTATTTTCTGATAACTTACTGTGCAGATTCATTTTTGACCTTTGAAATGGCGCAACAACTACAAGCAAATGGAGAAAAGATAGCTTTCTTAGGTTTTATTGATGCTATTTGGGGACAGCAGGATATTGGCATTTATTTCCATTGGTATAATCTTCGTCAATTTGGAATAAATTATCTAGTAGAAATGTTTAAAAATAAACTTTTTTGGACAAAAGAAAAATGGATAATTCGTTTAAGATATTGGCAAGGACAACTATTTTCTAACAATAATAAACCCTTACCTCGCTATATTGAAGATGTGAGACTACTTAATGCTTTTGAGTTAGCACGAAACCAATATTCTCCTCAGTCTTATTCAGGAAAAGTTACCTTATTTATCTCCCAAGAATATCGTTTACTGCACTCATCCCAATTAGAAAGTTTAGTGACAGAAGGCGTGGAAATTCAAGAAATTCCTGGATATCATCACACCTTATTTAAAGACCCTTATGTTCAAATCCTAGTTCAAAAAATACAAACTTATCTGAACAGAATATAG